In Rattus norvegicus strain BN/NHsdMcwi chromosome 1, GRCr8, whole genome shotgun sequence, a genomic segment contains:
- the LOC134484930 gene encoding zinc finger protein 431-like gives MVTVVQMYGMFQDALTYDDVHVNFTREEWALLDASQKSLYKDVMQETYRNLTAIGYNWEDHSFEEHCQSFRRYGRYILCHNGYKPCEHKDSERSNAPHPQNN, from the exons ATGGTTACTGTTGTACAAATGTATGGGATGTTTCAGGACGCATTGACCTATGATGATGTACATGTGAACTTCACTCGAGAAGAATGGGCTTTGCTGGATGCTTCACAGAAGAGTCTCTATAAAGATGTGATGCAGGAGACCTATAGGAACCTCACTGCTATAG GTTACAATTGGGAAGACCATAGTTTTGAAGAACATTGTCAAAGTTTCAGAAGATatggaag GTATATCCTGTGTCACAATGGATACAAGCCATGTGAGCACAAGGATAGTGAAAGGAgcaatgccccccacccccagaacaaTTAA